The following are encoded in a window of Brevibacillus ruminantium genomic DNA:
- a CDS encoding DMT family transporter, with amino-acid sequence MDNNSIQKAYLAAIINALIVGLSFLFVKVALTSSSPLDTLAHRFTFSFLAASVPLLFGWIRLNTTLRDMVSFLPVALFYPVLFFSLQAFGLVYTSSSEAGIIQATVPIFTMILAAYFLKEQTSRAQKVFTMLSVAGVIYIFASKGVDLKSANMTGTALIFLSALSLAGYNVLARKVVRRFHFLDVTYVMTVFGFLFFNGMSVVQHISAGTLTTFFQPLTQPSFLISVLYLGILSSLVTSFLSNYALSKIEASKMSVFNQISTLVTIIAGVIWLQEELKMFHLVGGALIVIGVVGSNFYGAKKAQVPKEQPLDS; translated from the coding sequence ATGGACAACAACTCGATTCAAAAAGCATATCTGGCGGCTATTATCAACGCGCTGATCGTGGGGCTGTCTTTTCTTTTCGTCAAAGTGGCGCTGACGAGCAGCAGCCCGCTGGATACCTTGGCCCATCGCTTCACCTTTTCCTTTTTAGCAGCGTCCGTACCGCTTTTATTCGGCTGGATTCGGCTGAACACGACGCTACGTGATATGGTGTCATTTCTTCCGGTGGCGCTGTTTTATCCAGTCCTTTTCTTTTCCTTGCAAGCTTTTGGCCTGGTCTACACATCCTCGTCAGAGGCAGGGATTATCCAGGCGACGGTGCCCATCTTTACCATGATCCTGGCCGCTTACTTTCTGAAGGAGCAAACCAGCCGGGCGCAAAAGGTCTTCACGATGCTGTCGGTTGCAGGGGTGATTTACATTTTTGCTTCCAAAGGAGTCGACCTGAAATCGGCAAATATGACGGGGACGGCTCTGATCTTTTTATCCGCTCTTTCGCTGGCGGGGTACAACGTGCTGGCCAGGAAAGTAGTGAGAAGGTTTCACTTTCTCGATGTCACCTATGTGATGACAGTCTTTGGCTTTCTCTTTTTTAATGGAATGTCGGTCGTCCAGCATATCTCGGCGGGGACGCTCACGACGTTTTTCCAGCCGTTGACGCAGCCTTCCTTTTTGATCAGCGTACTGTATCTGGGGATTTTATCTTCGCTTGTCACCTCTTTTTTGTCTAATTATGCCCTGTCTAAAATAGAGGCCTCCAAGATGAGTGTATTCAATCAGATTTCTACCTTGGTTACGATCATCGCGGGGGTGATCTGGCTGCAAGAGGAACTGAAAATGTTTCACTTGGTCGGAGGAGCCTTGATTGTAATCGGAGTGGTTGGCAGCAATTTTTACGGGGCAAAAAAGGCACAGGTACCAAAAGAACAGCCGTTGGATTCTTGA
- a CDS encoding quinone oxidoreductase family protein, with amino-acid sequence MKAILVTAFGGTEGMIYTDVEMPEIHPKQVLIRVEKTSVNFADIKSRYGKKGGGALPFIPGLDATGVIVEVGAQVKSLQAGQRVIAFPHNGSYAEYIAADENLTFVLPDEIDFDTAAACPIVSFTSYKLLADIAALEKGETVLIHAAAGGIGTTAIQLAKLLGAGKVIGTVGRQSKAKIALEAGADHVICTDTEDFAQKVQELTGGTGADVILDSISGWVSEKSMECLASYGRLVHFGNASGEVGNIRTIDLHASCRSVRGFSLGTTRSKRPELLQDTAEKVLPYLADGRLAIKIGRRFPLAEAAQAHDWVESRQSTGKVLLEVR; translated from the coding sequence ATGAAAGCAATCCTCGTTACGGCTTTTGGGGGAACAGAAGGGATGATCTATACAGACGTGGAAATGCCCGAGATTCACCCCAAACAAGTGTTGATTCGCGTGGAGAAAACCAGCGTCAATTTTGCCGACATCAAATCGCGTTATGGAAAAAAGGGCGGGGGGGCGCTCCCGTTTATTCCCGGCCTGGATGCCACAGGCGTCATCGTCGAGGTGGGCGCACAAGTCAAGTCACTGCAAGCAGGCCAGCGGGTCATCGCATTTCCGCACAATGGCTCCTATGCGGAGTACATCGCCGCCGATGAAAATCTGACCTTTGTCCTGCCAGATGAAATTGACTTTGATACGGCAGCAGCGTGTCCGATTGTTTCCTTTACCTCCTACAAGCTGCTGGCAGACATCGCCGCGCTGGAAAAAGGAGAGACGGTACTGATCCATGCGGCTGCGGGCGGGATTGGCACGACTGCCATTCAGTTGGCCAAGCTGCTGGGAGCAGGCAAGGTGATTGGGACAGTCGGCCGCCAAAGCAAGGCCAAAATCGCGCTGGAGGCTGGCGCCGATCATGTCATCTGCACGGACACGGAAGATTTCGCGCAGAAGGTACAGGAGCTGACCGGGGGAACGGGAGCCGATGTGATTCTGGATTCAATCTCCGGGTGGGTGTCGGAAAAGAGCATGGAATGCCTTGCCTCCTATGGCCGCCTGGTTCACTTTGGCAATGCCAGCGGCGAAGTGGGGAACATCCGGACGATTGATCTGCATGCCAGCTGCCGTTCGGTGCGGGGATTCAGCCTGGGAACGACCCGCAGCAAACGGCCGGAGCTTTTACAGGATACGGCGGAGAAAGTCTTGCCGTATTTGGCGGACGGGCGGCTCGCGATTAAAATCGGCCGTCGTTTTCCGCTGGCGGAAGCAGCACAGGCCCATGATTGGGTAGAGAGCCGGCAGAGTACGGGGAAAGTCCTGCTGGAGGTACGGTAA
- a CDS encoding ArsR/SmtB family transcription factor gives MDPLLIFKALSNETRLQILEWLKDPEKHFPPQEGGDCRKIGVCVSHIHEKAGLSQSTVSQYLLTLQRAGLLEVYRYGQWTYYKRNEQTLKELSRFIGEEL, from the coding sequence ATGGATCCCCTTCTTATTTTTAAAGCGTTATCCAATGAAACCCGTTTGCAAATCCTTGAATGGTTAAAGGACCCGGAGAAACACTTCCCCCCGCAAGAAGGAGGAGATTGTCGAAAGATCGGGGTGTGTGTAAGCCACATCCACGAGAAGGCTGGCTTATCGCAATCGACTGTTTCCCAGTACCTGTTAACGCTGCAGCGAGCGGGATTGCTGGAAGTATACCGATATGGCCAATGGACCTATTACAAGCGAAATGAGCAAACCTTGAAGGAGCTTTCCCGCTTCATCGGGGAAGAGCTGTAG
- a CDS encoding LLM class flavin-dependent oxidoreductase has translation MTEQNDTIRSEREPNQQKKLSEIPLSILDLVPVLEGGTPADSFRNTLDLARHAEKWGYNRYWLAEHHNMPGIASSATSVVMGYVAAGTSTIRVGSGGIMLPNHSPLVIAEQFGTLESLYPGRIDLGLGRAPGTDQLTARALRRENKNGGEDFPELLTELRQYLQPPEDEPGRPRVRATPGEGLNIPIWLLGSSLFNAQLAGLLGLPFAFAGQFSPDHIESAIRLYRSVFRPSEVLEEPYVMIGINVIAAETDEEAKRLSTSQQQSFLSLVRGKPQKLQPPVESLEGLWADYERASVEAQLRATIMGGPATVKEKLQAFVDATQADELIINGVVYDHQARLRSFEVIAEIAKSVKA, from the coding sequence ATGACAGAACAAAACGATACCATTCGTTCCGAACGGGAGCCCAACCAGCAGAAAAAGCTGAGTGAGATTCCCCTTTCCATTCTGGATTTGGTGCCGGTGCTGGAAGGCGGGACCCCGGCGGATTCATTCCGAAACACGCTGGACCTCGCCCGGCATGCGGAAAAATGGGGCTACAACCGGTATTGGCTGGCCGAACACCACAATATGCCGGGAATCGCCAGTTCAGCTACTTCGGTCGTGATGGGGTATGTGGCGGCGGGGACGTCTACGATCCGTGTCGGTTCGGGTGGCATTATGCTGCCCAACCACTCCCCGCTGGTCATTGCCGAGCAGTTTGGCACACTGGAATCCCTTTACCCCGGGAGGATTGACCTCGGGCTAGGCCGGGCACCGGGTACGGACCAACTGACGGCACGCGCGCTGCGCCGTGAAAACAAAAACGGCGGCGAGGATTTTCCGGAGCTGTTGACAGAGCTACGCCAATACCTGCAACCGCCTGAGGATGAGCCTGGTCGGCCGCGTGTGCGGGCCACTCCGGGTGAGGGGCTGAATATCCCGATCTGGCTGCTCGGCTCCAGTCTGTTCAACGCCCAGCTTGCCGGACTATTGGGACTTCCGTTTGCCTTTGCCGGTCAGTTTTCGCCTGATCATATCGAGTCTGCGATCCGTTTGTACCGCAGTGTCTTCCGTCCGTCTGAAGTGCTGGAGGAGCCATACGTGATGATCGGGATTAACGTCATCGCAGCCGAGACTGACGAAGAAGCGAAGCGGCTGTCGACTTCGCAGCAGCAGAGCTTTCTCAGTCTGGTGAGGGGCAAACCGCAAAAATTGCAGCCGCCGGTGGAGTCACTGGAAGGGCTATGGGCAGATTATGAGAGGGCCAGTGTCGAAGCACAGCTCCGGGCTACGATTATGGGCGGTCCGGCGACTGTAAAGGAAAAGCTTCAGGCATTTGTCGATGCGACCCAGGCTGATGAGCTGATTATCAACGGGGTCGTCTATGACCATCAGGCGCGTCTGCGGTCCTTTGAGGTGATTGCCGAAATAGCCAAATCAGTCAAAGCCTGA
- a CDS encoding aminotransferase-like domain-containing protein has translation MHRYLLLLNELESLIESGQWKDGEKLPSIRTLADRYACSNSTIIRALAELEHRHMIYSVPKSGYYVVKSAYAPSLKPSGVINFAASSPDPDIFPYLDFQHCINKAIDTYRNDLFIYGTPQGLPSLIQVIQKQFRDYQVFTQPSRIFITSGVQQALAILAAIPFPNQKTKVVIEQPSYHLLIEYLETHQIPAIGIERTARGIDWDELERIFRCENVKFFYTMPRFHSPLGTSYTKQEKLALLELARKYDVYIVEDDHMADFEEDSKADPLFAYDQSARVIYLKSYAKILLPGLRVGVAVIPEELSRAFTQYKRLMDIDTSMFSQAALEIYIKSGMFERHRHKIRSCYAKRSRLLAASIQQHFGHRFPGIVSACEVKQPMIHTHIMLNERISLSPIITRLKKDGVLLEPIEKHYLKHFPKRNLLKLNVSNVKETDIETGIAKLADAIGDSLERSGLRISYGMS, from the coding sequence ATGCATCGATATCTGCTGCTCCTCAACGAGCTGGAATCACTGATCGAGAGCGGCCAATGGAAAGACGGGGAAAAGCTCCCTTCGATTCGTACACTCGCGGACCGGTATGCGTGCAGCAACAGCACGATCATCCGCGCATTGGCTGAACTGGAACACCGCCACATGATCTACTCGGTGCCCAAAAGCGGGTATTATGTTGTGAAGAGCGCTTATGCTCCCTCACTCAAGCCATCCGGTGTCATCAATTTTGCTGCTTCTTCACCTGATCCGGATATTTTTCCTTATCTCGATTTCCAGCACTGCATCAACAAAGCGATTGACACCTACCGAAACGATCTCTTTATTTATGGCACGCCGCAGGGCCTCCCCTCTTTGATACAGGTGATCCAAAAACAATTTCGTGACTATCAGGTGTTTACACAGCCTTCCCGTATCTTTATCACTTCTGGTGTTCAGCAGGCTTTGGCCATACTCGCCGCGATCCCCTTTCCCAACCAGAAGACAAAGGTGGTCATCGAACAGCCCAGCTATCATTTGTTGATTGAATATCTGGAGACGCATCAGATTCCGGCCATCGGGATCGAACGCACGGCCAGAGGGATCGACTGGGATGAGCTGGAGCGCATTTTCCGCTGTGAGAATGTCAAATTCTTCTATACGATGCCGCGTTTCCACTCCCCCCTGGGAACTTCGTATACCAAACAAGAAAAGCTAGCCCTGCTTGAGCTAGCTCGCAAATACGACGTGTATATTGTGGAGGATGACCATATGGCCGACTTTGAGGAAGACAGCAAGGCGGACCCCTTGTTTGCGTACGATCAATCCGCCCGCGTTATTTACCTGAAAAGCTATGCCAAGATCCTGCTTCCCGGTCTGCGGGTAGGGGTGGCTGTGATCCCGGAGGAGCTGTCGCGGGCATTTACCCAGTACAAGCGATTAATGGACATTGACACCTCAATGTTCTCGCAGGCCGCGCTGGAAATCTACATCAAAAGCGGGATGTTTGAACGACACCGACACAAGATTCGTTCCTGTTATGCCAAAAGGTCCAGACTTTTGGCAGCTTCGATTCAGCAGCATTTCGGACATCGATTTCCAGGCATCGTCTCTGCCTGTGAAGTTAAACAACCGATGATTCATACCCATATCATGCTAAACGAGCGCATCTCCCTCTCCCCGATTATCACCCGGCTGAAAAAGGACGGGGTGCTGCTTGAACCGATAGAGAAGCATTACTTGAAGCACTTCCCGAAAAGAAACCTCCTCAAATTGAACGTGTCCAACGTCAAAGAAACGGATATCGAGACAGGGATTGCCAAGCTTGCTGACGCCATTGGCGATTCTCTAGAGCGGTCAGGATTGCGGATTTCGTACGGTATGAGTTGA
- a CDS encoding group I truncated hemoglobin, which produces MAASASGLYEKLGGEEAIAKVVDYFYDLVLADETVNHFFAHTDMAKQRQHQTKFISYALGGPNQYSGGAMAKVHAGMNLQPVHFDAIVKHLRDALTHFGVEQADVEQALSKIATLRDDILYK; this is translated from the coding sequence ATGGCTGCTTCAGCGTCAGGACTTTATGAAAAGCTCGGGGGCGAGGAAGCCATCGCCAAGGTCGTCGACTACTTTTACGACCTGGTCTTGGCTGATGAGACGGTCAACCATTTTTTCGCCCATACCGATATGGCAAAACAGCGCCAGCACCAGACGAAATTTATCAGCTATGCTCTCGGGGGCCCGAATCAGTACTCAGGGGGCGCGATGGCCAAAGTGCATGCGGGCATGAATCTGCAGCCCGTCCACTTCGATGCCATCGTGAAGCATCTGCGTGACGCCTTGACCCATTTTGGGGTAGAGCAAGCGGATGTGGAGCAAGCCTTGAGCAAAATCGCCACCTTGCGAGACGATATCCTGTACAAGTGA
- a CDS encoding aminotransferase-like domain-containing protein → MATKYAIIMSEIKKQVENGTLGPGKKLPSVRELSERYACSKNTIIQAYHELEKEHVIYSVPRSGHYVVNRLRPHPDGITSAIIDFLSAGPDHEVMPYLEFQHCINQAIDMYKDELFHYTDLAGIQPLRLQVSRYLQNLQVFSPPERVFVTSGVQQALHILIPMPFPNGKRNILVEQPTYFGMIESAQLQNVTTFGIDLTMDGLDFDRLEFFFRHQEIKFFYTVPRFHNPLGHSYTNEEKKRIVRLAQKYDVYIVEDDFLGELDPNPKSDPLFSYDPDGRVIYLKSFSKIMLPGLRVAVTVLPTIMTNTFLRYKFSTDFMTSALSQGALEIYIKSGMLQGHLKRIKVLYHKKMQLLLAACEQHLPPDVVYTQPASGFYSTIFLPGHVKARRLAELLQQKNIYVDDARRMFLPEFQRDDMIRLSISQVSEHQIEQGVKEIGRCIRFLLGKRDSPSQLSTAWL, encoded by the coding sequence GTGGCAACAAAGTACGCGATCATTATGAGCGAGATCAAGAAGCAGGTGGAGAACGGAACGCTTGGTCCCGGTAAAAAGCTGCCCTCCGTACGCGAGTTGTCGGAGCGGTATGCTTGTAGTAAAAATACCATTATCCAGGCGTATCATGAGCTGGAAAAAGAGCATGTGATCTACTCTGTGCCCAGAAGCGGCCATTATGTCGTCAATCGCCTGCGTCCGCACCCGGACGGGATCACCAGCGCCATCATTGATTTTTTATCGGCCGGTCCCGATCACGAGGTCATGCCGTACCTGGAGTTTCAGCATTGCATCAACCAAGCGATTGACATGTACAAAGACGAGCTGTTTCACTATACCGATCTGGCCGGCATACAGCCTCTGCGACTTCAGGTCAGCCGGTATTTGCAAAACCTCCAGGTATTTTCTCCCCCGGAGAGGGTGTTTGTCACTTCAGGAGTCCAGCAAGCGCTGCATATACTGATCCCTATGCCTTTTCCCAACGGCAAACGAAATATTCTCGTAGAGCAGCCCACCTATTTTGGAATGATCGAGTCGGCCCAGCTCCAGAACGTCACCACTTTTGGCATCGACCTGACCATGGATGGGCTGGATTTCGACCGTCTGGAATTCTTTTTTCGCCATCAAGAGATCAAATTTTTTTACACCGTGCCGCGGTTTCACAATCCGCTGGGCCACAGCTATACCAACGAGGAGAAAAAAAGGATCGTGCGCTTGGCGCAAAAATACGATGTCTACATCGTGGAGGATGATTTTTTAGGTGAGCTGGACCCCAATCCGAAGAGTGACCCCCTGTTCTCCTACGATCCTGACGGCAGAGTCATTTATCTCAAAAGCTTCTCCAAAATCATGCTGCCCGGTTTACGAGTGGCTGTGACCGTGCTGCCCACGATTATGACAAACACCTTTTTGCGCTATAAATTCAGCACCGATTTCATGACCTCCGCGCTTTCCCAAGGGGCCTTGGAAATCTATATCAAAAGCGGAATGCTGCAAGGTCATCTCAAACGGATCAAAGTCCTTTACCACAAAAAAATGCAACTGCTTCTCGCAGCCTGTGAACAGCATCTGCCGCCCGATGTTGTCTATACCCAGCCTGCCTCCGGCTTTTATTCCACGATCTTTCTCCCCGGGCATGTCAAAGCCAGGCGGCTGGCGGAGCTGCTTCAGCAGAAAAATATCTATGTGGATGATGCGCGGCGGATGTTCCTGCCCGAATTCCAGCGAGACGATATGATCCGCCTCAGCATCTCCCAAGTGAGCGAACACC
- a CDS encoding NADPH-dependent FMN reductase: protein MTRILLISGSLARPAHTAALIEDIAHRLESKGCKTDVWDLRERPLPFADPVYHHEPEAYPDKAAQALIQLAKQADAFVIGSPNYHNSYSGVLKNALDILDMNMFRDKPVGLVGNGGGIRSTQPIDHLRIVVRGLLGVAIPTQVASCKSDYSREGDQYKVAAEDLKKRLDVFTDQLITYTVKLKSN from the coding sequence ATGACCCGTATTTTGTTGATTTCCGGAAGTTTGGCGAGGCCAGCCCATACCGCTGCCTTGATCGAAGACATTGCCCACAGGCTTGAGAGCAAAGGATGCAAGACAGACGTCTGGGACTTGCGGGAGCGTCCCTTGCCCTTTGCAGACCCTGTTTACCATCATGAACCGGAGGCTTACCCCGATAAAGCCGCACAGGCATTGATCCAATTGGCGAAGCAAGCAGACGCTTTTGTGATTGGATCGCCGAATTACCACAATTCGTACTCGGGCGTGCTGAAAAATGCGCTTGATATTCTCGATATGAACATGTTCCGGGACAAACCTGTCGGGCTCGTGGGCAATGGCGGAGGGATTCGGAGTACACAACCGATTGACCATTTGCGGATCGTCGTGCGAGGGCTGCTGGGCGTGGCGATTCCGACGCAAGTAGCTTCCTGCAAAAGCGACTATAGCAGAGAAGGGGATCAGTACAAGGTTGCGGCAGAGGATTTGAAAAAGAGACTGGATGTATTTACCGACCAGTTGATTACGTATACGGTCAAACTGAAATCAAACTGA
- a CDS encoding DMT family transporter, translating into MKEAVEGKRERLGLMLGFIGVLCFSLTLPTTSIAVAYFGPTMVGLGRGVIASVLVAIVLLIRREKRPTAKQFKGLAIVALGAVLGFPLLTSWAMQSLPASHGAVVLALLPLATAGFATLRAGEFPSVRFWLASLAGCSAILVYAFYLGFGQLKGADFALLAAVIIVAFSYAEGGRLARDLGGWQVIAWALVIAAPFFIIPVLMFVTEEMLYAPLHAWISFLYLAVVSQFLAFVAWYNGLAMGGIARVSQVQYLQPFLMILFSAWLLDESISLFTLGTSVFVVLSVIIGKQTSVRVVPTKEPYTSQK; encoded by the coding sequence ATGAAGGAAGCGGTAGAAGGAAAACGGGAAAGGCTCGGGCTGATGCTCGGATTTATAGGCGTGCTGTGTTTCAGCCTGACACTTCCCACTACGAGTATTGCGGTTGCTTATTTTGGCCCTACTATGGTCGGGCTGGGCAGGGGGGTAATCGCGTCCGTCCTTGTCGCCATCGTCCTTTTGATCAGGAGAGAAAAACGGCCTACGGCCAAACAATTTAAGGGGCTTGCCATCGTTGCGCTGGGCGCGGTATTGGGATTTCCTTTGCTGACCTCCTGGGCGATGCAGAGCTTGCCCGCATCGCATGGAGCGGTGGTACTTGCGCTCTTGCCTTTGGCGACGGCCGGGTTTGCCACTTTGCGGGCAGGGGAGTTTCCTTCCGTCAGGTTTTGGCTGGCCAGCCTTGCGGGATGTTCCGCGATCCTGGTGTATGCCTTCTACCTTGGATTTGGTCAACTGAAAGGGGCTGATTTCGCGCTGCTGGCGGCTGTGATTATCGTGGCCTTTAGCTACGCCGAGGGCGGAAGACTGGCCCGAGACTTGGGCGGCTGGCAAGTTATTGCCTGGGCTTTGGTGATCGCGGCTCCATTTTTTATCATTCCAGTCTTGATGTTCGTCACCGAAGAGATGCTCTACGCGCCTCTGCACGCCTGGATCAGCTTTCTCTATCTGGCGGTGGTCAGTCAGTTTCTCGCTTTTGTAGCCTGGTACAATGGGCTTGCCATGGGGGGAATTGCGAGGGTCAGTCAAGTTCAATACCTGCAACCGTTTCTGATGATCCTGTTTTCCGCATGGCTGCTAGATGAATCGATATCGCTTTTTACACTGGGGACTTCTGTCTTCGTCGTCCTCTCCGTAATCATCGGAAAGCAAACCTCGGTGCGAGTGGTTCCGACCAAAGAGCCATACACGTCCCAGAAGTAG
- a CDS encoding HesB/YadR/YfhF family protein, whose amino-acid sequence MKITVTPSALAWFQEECGFQSGDFVRFYARYGGSSTIQDSYSMGFTREVPDNMGISTVAEGITFYIVEDEIWYLDGKDMTVDYHKEQDEIVYAFD is encoded by the coding sequence ATGAAAATAACTGTCACACCATCTGCACTTGCTTGGTTTCAGGAGGAGTGCGGCTTCCAGTCTGGAGACTTTGTCCGTTTTTATGCCCGCTACGGCGGAAGCAGCACCATCCAGGATTCGTACTCCATGGGCTTCACCCGGGAAGTGCCGGACAACATGGGGATCTCCACGGTGGCTGAAGGCATTACCTTTTACATCGTCGAAGATGAAATCTGGTATCTGGACGGGAAAGACATGACGGTCGACTACCACAAAGAGCAGGATGAAATTGTATACGCCTTTGATTAA
- a CDS encoding ABC transporter ATP-binding protein, which yields MVRRFFSYYSPYKGLFLLDFSCAVIAGLLELGFPLAVNQFVDKLLPGKDWSLILLACLGLLAIYALNTVLQYIVTYWGHMLGVNIETDMRKKLFEHLQKLSFRFFDNNKKGHLIGRITNDLNEIGEIAHHGPEDLFIAVMTLVGSFALMAYLHLELAILTFIVVPFMAWLALFFSKKMTTTYRRLFGDVGDFNARVEDNVSGIRVVQAFANEEYEKELFAVNNQRFRQTKLLAYKIMAKSLSISYMMMRLISLFVMICGTWFVIRNELTYGEFVGFLLLTNVFFRPVEKINAVIESYPKGIAGFKRYLEILDTEPDVADSPGAIEATGLRGDIRYQGVTFGYEEGRSILRNLDLSIRAGETVAFVGPSGAGKTTICSLLPRFYDVNEGSITIDGIDIRQMTLASLRRQIGIVQQDVFLFSGTIRENIAYGKLDADLEEIWEAARRARLDDVIRNLPEGMDTVIGERGVKLSGGQKQRLAIARMFLKNPPILILDEATSALDTETELAIQQSLAELSQGRTTLVVAHRLTTIKNADRIVVVNEDGVAEQGRHQELIAAGGIYHRLHQAQFGAVYQ from the coding sequence ATGGTTCGTCGTTTTTTTTCCTATTACAGTCCCTATAAAGGACTTTTTTTATTGGACTTCTCCTGCGCGGTCATCGCGGGCCTCTTGGAGCTTGGCTTTCCCCTGGCAGTAAACCAGTTTGTCGACAAGCTGCTGCCGGGCAAGGACTGGTCGCTGATCTTGCTGGCGTGCCTGGGACTTCTGGCCATTTATGCATTGAATACCGTACTTCAGTATATCGTCACCTACTGGGGACATATGCTTGGGGTTAACATCGAGACGGATATGCGCAAAAAGCTGTTTGAGCATTTGCAAAAGCTGTCATTCCGTTTTTTTGACAACAACAAAAAGGGTCATTTGATCGGACGGATTACCAATGACCTAAACGAGATCGGAGAAATTGCCCACCATGGACCGGAAGATCTGTTCATCGCCGTGATGACGCTGGTCGGTTCCTTTGCCCTGATGGCCTATTTGCATCTGGAGCTGGCGATTTTGACGTTTATCGTCGTTCCGTTTATGGCTTGGCTGGCACTCTTTTTCAGTAAAAAAATGACCACGACGTACCGCCGTCTGTTTGGCGATGTGGGCGATTTCAATGCCAGAGTGGAGGACAATGTCAGCGGTATTCGCGTGGTGCAAGCCTTCGCCAATGAAGAGTACGAAAAAGAGCTGTTCGCGGTGAATAACCAGCGGTTTCGCCAGACCAAGCTGCTGGCCTACAAAATCATGGCCAAGAGCTTGTCGATCAGCTACATGATGATGCGGCTGATCTCGCTCTTTGTGATGATCTGCGGGACCTGGTTTGTCATCCGCAACGAGCTGACGTACGGCGAATTTGTCGGCTTTCTGCTGTTAACCAATGTCTTTTTCCGCCCGGTTGAGAAAATCAATGCGGTGATCGAAAGCTATCCAAAAGGGATCGCCGGTTTCAAACGCTATCTGGAAATTCTCGACACGGAGCCGGATGTGGCTGATTCTCCCGGTGCCATCGAGGCTACAGGGCTGAGAGGCGATATCCGTTATCAAGGGGTGACGTTTGGATATGAGGAGGGAAGGAGCATCCTGCGCAATCTGGACCTCTCGATTCGCGCCGGGGAGACGGTTGCTTTTGTAGGGCCATCGGGTGCGGGAAAAACGACGATTTGCAGCTTGCTTCCCCGCTTTTATGATGTGAATGAAGGCAGCATCACGATTGACGGGATCGATATTCGGCAGATGACGCTGGCCTCGCTGCGCAGGCAAATCGGAATCGTCCAGCAGGATGTGTTTTTGTTCTCGGGGACGATTCGGGAAAATATCGCATACGGCAAGCTGGATGCGGACTTGGAAGAGATTTGGGAAGCGGCGCGACGGGCACGGCTGGACGATGTGATCCGGAACCTTCCGGAGGGAATGGACACCGTGATCGGAGAGCGTGGCGTAAAGCTTTCCGGCGGACAGAAACAGCGTCTGGCGATTGCCCGGATGTTTTTGAAAAATCCTCCGATTTTGATTCTGGACGAGGCTACCTCGGCGCTGGATACGGAAACGGAGCTGGCGATCCAGCAGTCGCTGGCCGAGCTGTCCCAGGGCCGTACGACGCTGGTGGTAGCGCATCGCCTGACCACGATCAAAAATGCCGACCGCATCGTTGTGGTCAACGAGGACGGTGTGGCCGAGCAAGGAAGGCATCAGGAGCTGATTGCCGCGGGCGGGATTTACCACCGGCTGCATCAGGCGCAGTTTGGCGCGGTCTATCAATAG